The Cupriavidus sp. EM10 genome includes a region encoding these proteins:
- a CDS encoding HAD family hydrolase: protein MQPLARIAAISLDLDDTLWPFTPAVIRAEQTLHDWLLAQAPRTSALLTSPQVLGELRLRFQAERPDLAHNLRELRLGSIRMALELSGEDPQLAGAAYDVFFAARQRVDFFEDAFPALEWLSARFPLVAVSNGNASLHVTGGHHFFHAALNPESAGCAKPDAAIFHAAAELAGCTPEQMLHVGDDADLDVVGAIAAGFQAAWVVRSDDAAATRWARNSQAPHVIVRDLYALCRAIDPACPVARAMPAATVI from the coding sequence ATGCAACCGCTGGCCCGCATCGCGGCAATTTCCCTCGATCTCGACGATACCCTGTGGCCCTTCACCCCCGCCGTCATCCGGGCCGAGCAGACCCTGCACGACTGGCTGCTGGCCCAGGCGCCGCGTACGTCGGCGCTGCTGACGTCGCCGCAGGTGCTGGGTGAACTGCGCCTGCGCTTCCAGGCCGAGCGGCCCGACCTGGCGCACAACCTGCGCGAACTGCGGCTGGGATCGATCCGCATGGCGCTGGAGCTGTCGGGCGAGGACCCGCAGCTGGCCGGGGCCGCCTATGACGTGTTCTTTGCCGCGCGCCAGCGCGTGGATTTCTTCGAGGATGCGTTTCCGGCGCTGGAATGGCTCAGCGCCCGCTTTCCGCTGGTGGCGGTGTCCAACGGCAATGCCAGCCTGCACGTGACGGGCGGCCATCACTTCTTCCACGCGGCGCTGAATCCCGAGAGTGCCGGCTGCGCCAAGCCCGATGCCGCGATCTTCCATGCGGCGGCGGAACTGGCCGGGTGCACGCCCGAGCAGATGCTGCACGTCGGCGACGACGCGGATCTCGATGTGGTGGGAGCGATTGCGGCCGGGTTCCAGGCCGCGTGGGTGGTGCGCTCTGACGATGCAGCCGCGACCCGATGGGCCCGCAACAGCCAGGCGCCGCATGTGATCGTGCGCGACCTCTATGCGCTGTGCCGGGCCATCGACCCGGCATGTCCGGTGGCGCGGGCGATGCCGGCAGCCACGGTTATCTGA
- a CDS encoding serine hydrolase encodes MQETQGMSRERLDRIARFIDETYVATGKLPGALVQVWRRGELAVNAVLGQADRERQVPLAEDSIFRIYSMTKPITSVAIMMLVEECRIALDDPVSKYIPSWEKLGVFTGGFMESFQTRPPARPMLVVDLLRHTSGLTYGFQQNSNVDAAYRKLKIGELATEGTLDDMIEKLATLPLEFSPGEAWNYSVATDVLGYLVGKISGMPFDAFLKQRIFDPLGMVDTGFHVPAHKAARFCACYAVGTLGSKVITPRGPMLQDDPQTSPYLQPPGLLSGGGGLVSTAADYMRFARMLLNGGELDGVRLLGPKTLALMTANHLPGGVDLPRMSRSMFSEASYEGVGFGLGFATTIAPANTLIPGSAGDMFWGGAASTFFWVDPKEDLIGLFLTQLLPSSAYPVRRQLRTLVYGAITDLG; translated from the coding sequence ATGCAGGAGACGCAGGGGATGTCCCGGGAGCGGCTGGACCGGATCGCACGCTTTATCGACGAGACCTACGTCGCCACCGGCAAGCTGCCCGGCGCACTGGTCCAGGTGTGGCGGCGCGGCGAACTGGCGGTGAACGCCGTGCTGGGCCAGGCCGACCGCGAACGGCAGGTGCCGCTGGCCGAGGATTCCATCTTCCGCATCTATTCGATGACCAAGCCGATCACGTCGGTGGCCATCATGATGCTGGTGGAGGAATGCAGGATCGCCCTCGATGATCCGGTCAGCAAGTACATCCCGTCCTGGGAAAAGCTGGGCGTGTTCACGGGCGGCTTCATGGAGAGCTTCCAGACCCGCCCGCCGGCACGGCCGATGCTGGTAGTCGACCTGCTGCGCCATACCTCGGGCCTGACCTACGGCTTCCAGCAGAACAGCAACGTCGACGCGGCCTACCGCAAGCTGAAGATCGGCGAACTGGCCACCGAAGGCACGCTCGACGACATGATCGAGAAACTGGCCACGCTGCCGCTGGAGTTCTCGCCCGGCGAGGCCTGGAACTACTCGGTGGCCACCGACGTGCTGGGCTACCTGGTGGGCAAGATCAGCGGCATGCCCTTCGACGCCTTCCTGAAGCAGCGGATCTTCGACCCGCTCGGCATGGTCGACACCGGCTTCCACGTGCCCGCGCACAAGGCCGCGCGGTTCTGCGCCTGCTACGCGGTGGGTACGCTCGGCTCCAAGGTGATCACGCCGCGCGGCCCGATGCTGCAGGACGATCCGCAGACCAGCCCCTACCTTCAGCCACCCGGATTGCTGTCGGGCGGCGGCGGCCTGGTATCGACGGCGGCCGACTACATGCGCTTTGCCCGCATGCTGCTGAACGGCGGCGAACTCGATGGCGTGCGGCTGCTGGGCCCAAAGACCCTGGCGCTGATGACGGCCAACCACCTGCCCGGCGGGGTCGACTTGCCGCGCATGTCGCGCTCGATGTTCAGCGAGGCGTCCTACGAGGGCGTGGGCTTCGGCCTGGGCTTTGCCACGACCATCGCGCCGGCCAACACGCTGATCCCGGGCAGCGCCGGCGACATGTTCTGGGGCGGCGCGGCCAGCACGTTCTTCTGGGTCGATCCCAAGGAAGACCTGATCGGACTGTTCCTGACGCAGTTGCTGCCATCGTCGGCGTATCCGGTGCGAAGGCAACTACGCACGCTGGTGTATGGCGCGATCACGGATCTGGGGTGA
- a CDS encoding transposase, which translates to MDIKAVGIDVSKTTLDVDTLPERGARQFTNDEAGIGALLAYLAEHNGQGQIDRVVLEATGGFETRVSIALAGAGLPVVVVNPRQVRDFAKACGILAKTDRLDAHVLARFGQQIRPPVRALPDEAQREFADLLDRRGQLVTMRAQEKARVVTAPVVALKSLKEHIEWLDARIKTLDIDMTHALRTSEAWKQKVELLDTMPGVGKVTVFMLLGRLPELGQLNRQQIAALVGVAPFNDDSGKRRGQRYIRGGRTEVRNVLYMTAVTAISHNPVIREFHQRLKAAGKPSKLAITACMRKILTILNTMVKTGQPWENRLPA; encoded by the coding sequence ATGGATATCAAGGCAGTAGGAATCGACGTCAGCAAGACGACTCTGGATGTTGACACGCTTCCCGAACGGGGAGCCCGCCAGTTCACCAATGACGAGGCCGGCATCGGCGCTTTGCTGGCCTACCTGGCCGAGCATAACGGCCAGGGCCAGATCGACCGGGTCGTGCTGGAGGCGACCGGGGGCTTTGAAACCCGGGTCAGCATCGCGCTGGCTGGCGCGGGCCTGCCGGTGGTGGTGGTCAATCCCAGGCAGGTGCGGGATTTCGCCAAGGCGTGCGGGATCCTGGCCAAGACGGACCGGTTGGATGCGCATGTGTTGGCGCGGTTTGGCCAGCAGATCCGACCTCCGGTCCGCGCATTGCCCGACGAGGCTCAGCGCGAATTTGCCGATCTGCTGGACCGGCGCGGCCAGTTGGTCACGATGCGCGCGCAGGAAAAGGCGCGGGTCGTCACGGCGCCGGTTGTGGCCCTCAAGAGCCTGAAGGAGCATATCGAATGGCTGGACGCGCGGATCAAGACGCTGGACATCGATATGACCCATGCCTTGCGCACCAGCGAGGCGTGGAAGCAGAAAGTCGAACTGCTCGACACCATGCCGGGCGTTGGCAAGGTGACGGTGTTCATGCTGCTGGGCCGGCTGCCGGAGCTGGGGCAACTCAATCGCCAGCAGATCGCGGCGCTGGTGGGTGTGGCGCCATTCAACGACGACAGCGGCAAACGCCGGGGCCAGCGCTATATCCGTGGCGGGCGCACCGAGGTGCGCAACGTCCTGTACATGACGGCGGTTACCGCCATCTCCCACAATCCGGTCATACGGGAGTTCCATCAACGCCTGAAAGCGGCTGGCAAACCCTCCAAGCTTGCCATCACCGCCTGCATGCGCAAGATCCTGACGATCCTGAACACAATGGTTAAAACCGGCCAACCCTGGGAGAACAGACTGCCTGCTTGA
- a CDS encoding cytochrome c, whose protein sequence is MALVGAAPAQAVDAPATLTITAGAQQKTLTRNALLKDRRLVSVTVDDDNYKRRMTFKAIPMAALLAGLPASPDGSATTAATDGYVSHLPLGLLLADRADGPRAWLAVENPAKPWPKLKGQDIGPFRLIWTVPKSAKQANEANVPVRITESLWTWAIARIDLGGTAAERFAAIRPAEGEPADGPVMRGFAAFQRVCFSCHSMNRAGDANLGPDLNVPYNPVEYLGDDKLSKLIRNPQALRWWPGSKMSSIDEKTLSDAELRDLLAYLHHMAGHKVEVSPKP, encoded by the coding sequence CTGGCGCTGGTCGGCGCCGCGCCGGCACAGGCCGTGGACGCGCCGGCCACGCTGACCATCACGGCGGGCGCGCAGCAGAAGACCCTGACCCGAAATGCGTTGCTGAAAGACCGGCGCCTGGTCAGCGTTACCGTCGACGACGACAACTACAAGCGCCGCATGACGTTCAAGGCCATTCCGATGGCTGCGTTGCTGGCGGGGCTGCCCGCCTCGCCGGACGGCAGCGCCACCACGGCAGCCACCGATGGCTACGTCTCGCATCTGCCGCTGGGCCTGTTGCTGGCAGACCGCGCCGATGGCCCGCGCGCGTGGCTGGCCGTGGAGAATCCCGCCAAGCCGTGGCCGAAGCTGAAAGGGCAGGATATCGGCCCGTTCCGGCTGATCTGGACCGTGCCCAAATCCGCGAAACAGGCAAACGAGGCCAACGTGCCTGTGCGCATCACCGAAAGCCTGTGGACGTGGGCGATCGCGCGCATCGACCTGGGCGGCACGGCCGCCGAGCGCTTCGCGGCCATCCGCCCGGCCGAAGGCGAGCCGGCCGACGGCCCGGTCATGCGCGGCTTTGCGGCGTTCCAGCGCGTCTGCTTTTCCTGCCATTCGATGAACCGTGCCGGCGACGCCAACCTGGGGCCGGACCTGAACGTGCCCTACAACCCGGTGGAATACCTGGGCGACGACAAGCTGTCGAAACTGATCCGCAATCCGCAGGCGCTGCGCTGGTGGCCGGGCTCGAAGATGTCATCCATCGACGAAAAAACGCTGTCCGACGCCGAACTCAGGGACTTGCTGGCCTACCTTCACCACATGGCGGGGCACAAGGTAGAGGTTTCTCCGAAGCCCTGA
- a CDS encoding MipA/OmpV family protein — protein sequence MPAPHCRLAAPLLLALSCSAEALPIDLPGVIPNMVGGGIGSTTQYAGGNERTIGVLPGLRYTTDNGRLLEWYGPYAQFNLGGLTGWQYGPAVQLRLGRNDVDDPVVARIHEIDTTVEAGGFFGYEYIAPGAVPYRLRGGVNVMTNAGIQYGGVRVAANGSFWMPVSPRALLGLGLGMTWVSRSFNQTYFGVTQADSAASGLPVYSAGGGLEQYTGWLAAIYRIDKHWFVGAMVYMQRITGDAADSPIVSQRGTRNQVTYGAGVAYAWK from the coding sequence ATGCCCGCGCCCCATTGCCGCCTTGCCGCCCCGCTGCTCCTTGCCCTGTCCTGCAGCGCCGAGGCCTTGCCGATCGACCTGCCTGGCGTGATTCCAAACATGGTGGGCGGCGGAATCGGCTCCACCACCCAATACGCCGGCGGCAACGAACGAACGATCGGCGTACTGCCAGGACTGCGCTACACCACGGACAACGGCAGGCTGCTCGAATGGTATGGGCCCTACGCACAGTTCAACCTGGGCGGCCTGACCGGCTGGCAGTACGGCCCGGCGGTGCAGTTGCGGCTGGGTCGGAACGACGTGGACGACCCGGTGGTGGCGCGCATCCACGAAATCGACACCACGGTCGAGGCGGGCGGATTCTTCGGCTATGAGTACATCGCCCCGGGCGCCGTTCCGTACCGCCTGCGCGGCGGCGTCAATGTCATGACAAACGCCGGCATCCAGTACGGCGGCGTGCGCGTCGCGGCCAACGGCAGCTTCTGGATGCCTGTGAGCCCGCGCGCCCTGCTCGGTCTAGGGCTCGGGATGACCTGGGTCAGCCGCAGCTTCAACCAGACCTACTTCGGCGTCACACAGGCCGACAGTGCCGCCAGTGGTCTGCCGGTCTACAGCGCGGGCGGCGGACTCGAACAGTACACGGGCTGGCTGGCCGCCATCTACCGGATCGACAAGCACTGGTTTGTCGGCGCCATGGTGTACATGCAGCGCATCACAGGCGACGCCGCCGATAGCCCCATCGTCAGCCAGCGAGGCACGCGCAACCAGGTGACGTACGGCGCCGGCGTCGCCTACGCCTGGAAATAG
- a CDS encoding DMT family transporter — protein sequence MLEMVAAMVISGTIGWLVVVSGRPVTQVVFWRCAFGALVLVPVCLARGYLRPGGITLRQALLAVAGGVAIVANWLLLFSAYEGASISIATAVYNTQPFMLVALGALFLGERLTVAKVAWLVLAFAGMLLIVQGKPGAGTAHGNYLLGIGLALGAAFFYALAALIAKQLKGVPPHLIALIHVLVGTVMLLPMALRAELPTGALPWATLATMGFVHTGLMYILLYGAIQKLPTHLTGALSFIYPIVAILVDRLAFGHHLHLSQVGGAALILLAAAGMTLGWPWRGTLPWGERKPSA from the coding sequence ATGCTGGAGATGGTGGCGGCGATGGTGATATCGGGCACCATCGGCTGGCTGGTGGTGGTTTCGGGCCGGCCAGTCACCCAGGTGGTGTTCTGGCGCTGCGCGTTCGGCGCGCTGGTGCTGGTGCCGGTTTGCCTGGCGCGCGGCTACCTGCGGCCGGGCGGCATCACGCTGCGTCAGGCGCTGCTGGCCGTGGCCGGCGGGGTGGCCATCGTCGCCAACTGGCTGCTGCTGTTCTCGGCCTACGAAGGCGCGTCGATCTCGATCGCCACGGCCGTCTACAACACCCAGCCGTTCATGCTGGTGGCGCTGGGCGCGCTGTTCCTGGGCGAACGGCTGACCGTGGCCAAGGTGGCGTGGCTGGTGCTGGCGTTCGCCGGCATGCTGCTGATCGTGCAGGGCAAGCCCGGCGCAGGCACGGCGCACGGCAACTACCTGCTGGGCATCGGGCTGGCGCTGGGCGCGGCGTTCTTCTACGCGCTGGCCGCGCTGATCGCCAAGCAGCTCAAGGGCGTGCCGCCGCACCTGATCGCGCTGATCCACGTGCTGGTGGGCACCGTCATGCTGCTGCCGATGGCGCTGCGGGCCGAACTGCCGACGGGCGCCCTGCCGTGGGCTACGCTGGCGACCATGGGCTTCGTCCACACGGGGCTGATGTACATCCTGCTGTATGGCGCCATCCAGAAGCTGCCCACGCACCTGACAGGCGCCCTGTCGTTCATTTATCCTATCGTGGCCATTCTGGTGGACCGGCTGGCCTTCGGGCATCACCTGCACCTGTCGCAAGTGGGCGGGGCGGCGCTGATCCTGCTGGCCGCCGCGGGCATGACGCTGGGATGGCCCTGGCGCGGAACGCTGCCGTGGGGGGAACGCAAGCCCTCCGCCTGA
- a CDS encoding TIGR03364 family FAD-dependent oxidoreductase: MTRIQANPGHLDASTDVAIVGAGILGLAHAAAAVRRGLRVTVFERSEIAVGASIRNFGQMLVTGQPPGIMLDLARESRALYLGWAQQAGISVRANGALLFSRSTAEDAVLEEFIDTRAPAFGYNVKLLRGAELAGLYDGRFGRHRSALQGFDDLQLYSREAIPALAAWLATQGVRFHFGTLVRHVEGGRLDTTAGVCDAQRVIVCSGHDYQTLCADQLRALEPQVCRLQMLRVTPDDGFNLEHAVLTGLSCTHYGAFADLPTAQRLATQIALQRPDLHRHGIHLLVSPTPYGDWIIGDSHDYSQDARPFNAESVDGIMLDLARETLGSRLRVVERWQGVYGARCHVPGSGAFSVTRVDDRTTVALMHSGIGMSVGPALAHRHVDALVDGTALPSWTPPAALPAAVVA, translated from the coding sequence GTGACACGGATTCAAGCAAACCCGGGGCACCTGGATGCCAGCACCGACGTCGCCATCGTCGGCGCCGGCATCCTGGGCCTCGCCCACGCAGCCGCCGCCGTCAGGCGCGGCCTGCGCGTCACGGTATTCGAGCGCAGCGAGATCGCGGTCGGCGCCTCCATCCGCAACTTCGGCCAGATGCTGGTAACCGGCCAGCCGCCGGGCATCATGCTGGACCTGGCGCGCGAGAGCCGCGCGCTGTATCTGGGCTGGGCGCAGCAGGCCGGCATCTCTGTGCGTGCCAACGGCGCCCTGCTCTTTTCGCGCAGCACCGCCGAGGACGCCGTGCTGGAAGAGTTCATCGACACCCGCGCGCCGGCCTTCGGCTACAACGTCAAGCTGCTGCGCGGCGCCGAACTGGCCGGTCTCTATGACGGCCGATTCGGCCGGCATCGCTCGGCGCTGCAGGGTTTTGACGACCTGCAGCTGTATTCGCGCGAGGCAATCCCCGCGCTGGCCGCGTGGCTGGCCACGCAAGGCGTGCGCTTCCATTTCGGCACGCTGGTGCGACACGTGGAAGGCGGCCGCCTGGATACGACGGCTGGCGTGTGCGATGCGCAGCGCGTCATCGTCTGCAGCGGCCACGACTACCAGACGCTGTGCGCGGATCAGCTGCGCGCGCTGGAGCCGCAGGTGTGCCGCCTGCAGATGCTGCGCGTGACGCCCGACGACGGCTTCAACCTGGAGCATGCCGTGCTGACCGGGCTGTCCTGCACGCACTACGGCGCCTTTGCCGACCTGCCGACCGCCCAGCGGCTGGCCACGCAGATCGCGCTGCAGCGGCCCGACCTGCATCGCCACGGCATCCACCTGCTGGTCAGCCCGACGCCGTACGGAGACTGGATCATCGGCGATTCGCACGACTACAGCCAGGACGCGCGCCCGTTCAATGCCGAGTCGGTCGACGGCATCATGCTGGACCTGGCACGCGAAACGCTGGGCAGCCGGCTGCGCGTGGTGGAGCGCTGGCAAGGCGTGTATGGCGCCAGGTGCCACGTGCCGGGCAGCGGCGCGTTCTCGGTCACCCGTGTCGACGACCGCACGACGGTCGCGCTGATGCACAGCGGCATCGGCATGAGCGTGGGCCCGGCGCTGGCGCATCGCCACGTCGATGCACTGGTCGACGGCACGGCGCTGCCCAGTTGGACGCCGCCGGCGGCGTTGCCGGCCGCGGTGGTGGCCTGA
- the ilvD gene encoding dihydroxy-acid dehydratase codes for MPTYRSKTSTAGRNMAGARSLWRATGMKDEDFQKPIIAVVNSFTQFVPGHVHLKDLGQLVAREIEAAGGVAKEFNTIAVDDGIAMGHDGMLYSLPSRDIIADSVEYMVNAHCADAMVCISNCDKITPGMLMAAMRLNIPVIFVSGGPMEAGKTRLANPVSKTIELKKLDLVDAMVMAADPSYSDEEVAQVERSACPTCGSCSGMFTANSMNCLTEALGLSLPGNGTVVATHADREQLFKRAGHRIVDLARMYYEQNDERILPRSVGFKAFENAMTLDIAMGGSTNTILHLLAIAREAEIDFTMTDIDRMSRDVPQLCKVAPNTNKYHIEDVHRAGGIMAILGELDRAGKLHTDVPTVHTPTLKDALDQWDIVRTQDEAVRTFYMAGPAGIPTQVAFSQNTRWPSLDLDRAEGCIRSYEHAFSKEGGLAVLTGNIALDGCVVKTAGVDESILVFEGTAHVTESQDEAVENILNDKVKAGDVVIVRYEGPKGGPGMQEMLYPTSYIKSKGLGKACALLTDGRFSGGTSGLSIGHCSPEAAAGGAIGLVRDGDKIRIDIPNRTIDVLVSDEELAKRRAEQDAKGWKPAKARPRKVSAALKAYAKLVMSADKGAVRDLSLLDD; via the coding sequence ATGCCCACATACCGTTCCAAGACCTCCACCGCCGGCCGCAACATGGCGGGCGCGCGCTCGCTGTGGCGCGCCACCGGCATGAAAGACGAGGATTTCCAGAAGCCGATCATCGCGGTGGTCAATTCGTTCACCCAGTTCGTGCCGGGCCACGTCCACCTGAAGGACCTGGGCCAGCTCGTCGCGCGCGAGATCGAAGCCGCCGGCGGCGTGGCCAAGGAATTCAACACCATCGCCGTGGATGACGGCATCGCCATGGGCCACGACGGCATGCTGTACTCGCTGCCGAGCCGCGACATCATTGCCGACTCGGTGGAATACATGGTCAACGCGCACTGCGCCGACGCCATGGTCTGCATCTCGAACTGCGACAAGATCACCCCGGGCATGCTGATGGCCGCCATGCGCCTGAACATCCCCGTGATCTTCGTATCGGGCGGCCCGATGGAAGCCGGCAAGACGCGCCTGGCCAACCCGGTGAGCAAGACCATCGAACTGAAGAAGCTCGACCTGGTGGACGCCATGGTGATGGCCGCCGACCCGTCGTATTCGGACGAGGAAGTCGCGCAGGTCGAGCGTTCGGCCTGCCCCACTTGCGGCTCGTGCTCGGGCATGTTCACGGCCAATTCGATGAACTGCCTGACCGAGGCGCTGGGCCTGTCGCTGCCGGGCAACGGCACCGTGGTGGCCACGCACGCGGACCGCGAGCAGCTGTTCAAGCGCGCCGGCCATCGCATCGTCGACCTGGCCCGCATGTACTACGAGCAGAACGACGAGCGCATACTGCCGCGTTCGGTGGGCTTCAAGGCTTTCGAGAACGCCATGACGCTCGACATCGCCATGGGCGGTTCCACCAACACCATCCTGCACTTGCTGGCGATTGCCCGTGAAGCCGAGATCGACTTCACGATGACCGACATCGACCGCATGTCGCGCGACGTGCCGCAGCTGTGCAAGGTGGCGCCGAACACGAACAAGTACCACATCGAGGACGTGCATCGGGCGGGCGGCATCATGGCCATCCTGGGCGAACTGGACCGCGCCGGCAAGCTGCACACCGACGTGCCGACCGTGCACACGCCGACCCTCAAGGACGCGCTGGACCAGTGGGACATCGTCCGCACGCAGGACGAAGCGGTGCGCACGTTCTACATGGCCGGCCCGGCCGGTATCCCGACGCAGGTGGCGTTCAGCCAGAACACGCGCTGGCCGAGCCTGGACCTGGACCGCGCCGAGGGTTGCATCCGCTCGTACGAGCATGCGTTCTCGAAGGAAGGCGGACTGGCCGTGCTGACCGGCAATATCGCGCTGGACGGCTGCGTGGTGAAGACCGCCGGCGTGGACGAGAGCATCCTGGTGTTCGAGGGCACGGCCCACGTGACCGAATCGCAGGACGAGGCTGTCGAGAACATCCTAAACGACAAGGTCAAGGCCGGCGACGTGGTGATCGTGCGCTACGAAGGCCCCAAGGGCGGCCCGGGCATGCAGGAAATGCTGTACCCGACCAGCTACATCAAGTCGAAGGGCCTGGGCAAGGCCTGCGCGCTGCTGACGGACGGCCGCTTCTCGGGCGGCACGTCGGGCCTGTCGATCGGCCACTGCTCGCCGGAAGCCGCCGCCGGTGGCGCCATCGGCCTGGTGCGCGATGGCGACAAGATCCGCATCGACATCCCGAATCGCACGATTGACGTGCTGGTGTCTGACGAGGAACTGGCAAAGCGCCGCGCCGAGCAGGACGCCAAGGGCTGGAAGCCGGCCAAGGCGCGCCCGCGCAAGGTGTCGGCCGCGCTGAAGGCCTACGCCAAGCTGGTGATGTCGGCCGACAAGGGCGCCGTGCGCGACCTGTCGCTGCTGGACGACTGA
- a CDS encoding putative 2-aminoethylphosphonate ABC transporter substrate-binding protein, which produces MTARICLLAAAAMAFATSAYAGTTLTVYTALEADQVAAYKAAFEKANPDIEIKWVRDSTGVVTAKLMAEKNNPRADAIWGLAASSLAILDKEGMLTPYAPANLSKIDARYRSSANPPAWVGMDVWGATICFNTVEAQKQNLPRPTSWADLTKPVYAGKIVMPNPASSGTGYLDVSAWLQMMGEQKGWAYMDALHQNIGQYTHSGSKPCKMAATGEFPIGISFEYRAVKSKKEGAPIDIVLPSEGLGWDVEATAIMKGTKNLEAAKKLADFSASPAGMALYEKNFAVLASPGLSKPDPLLPADYEKRLIKNDFQWASANRDRILGEWTKRYDGKSEKK; this is translated from the coding sequence ATGACTGCACGTATTTGCCTGCTGGCCGCCGCCGCGATGGCCTTTGCCACGTCCGCCTACGCCGGGACCACGCTGACCGTCTACACAGCGCTCGAAGCCGACCAGGTGGCCGCCTACAAGGCCGCCTTCGAGAAGGCCAATCCGGACATCGAGATCAAGTGGGTGCGCGACTCCACGGGCGTCGTCACCGCCAAGCTGATGGCCGAGAAGAACAACCCGCGCGCCGATGCGATCTGGGGCCTGGCCGCGTCGAGCCTGGCCATCCTGGACAAGGAAGGCATGCTCACGCCGTACGCGCCGGCCAACCTGTCGAAGATCGATGCCCGCTACCGCAGCAGCGCCAACCCGCCGGCCTGGGTGGGCATGGACGTATGGGGCGCCACGATCTGCTTCAACACGGTCGAGGCGCAGAAGCAGAACCTGCCCAGGCCGACGTCGTGGGCCGACCTGACCAAGCCCGTGTACGCGGGCAAGATCGTCATGCCGAATCCGGCCTCGTCTGGCACGGGCTACCTGGACGTGAGCGCCTGGCTGCAGATGATGGGCGAGCAGAAGGGCTGGGCCTACATGGACGCGCTGCACCAGAACATCGGCCAGTACACGCACTCGGGCTCCAAGCCGTGCAAGATGGCCGCCACCGGCGAATTCCCGATCGGCATCTCGTTCGAATATCGCGCCGTGAAGTCGAAGAAGGAAGGCGCGCCGATCGACATCGTGCTGCCGTCCGAAGGCCTGGGCTGGGACGTGGAAGCCACGGCCATCATGAAGGGCACGAAGAACCTTGAGGCCGCGAAGAAGCTCGCCGACTTCTCGGCCAGCCCGGCCGGCATGGCGCTGTACGAGAAGAACTTCGCCGTGCTGGCGTCGCCGGGCCTGTCCAAGCCGGACCCGCTGCTGCCGGCCGACTACGAAAAGCGCCTGATCAAGAACGATTTCCAGTGGGCCAGCGCCAACCGCGACCGCATCCTGGGCGAGTGGACCAAGCGCTATGACGGCAAATCGGAGAAGAAGTAA